The stretch of DNA CGTGCAGCCAGCCTTGGCTCAGCCAGCCGGGGGTGAGGTAGAGCATCCAGGCGCCGAAAATATAGGTAGCGATCATTGCCGGGTTCATGATGCCGCGATACAGCTTGCGCTCCATGGTGACGAAGCGTTCCTGGCTGATGCTGTCCTGGCTCTGGGCGTGGTAGACGAACAGCCTGGGCAGGTAGAACAGGCCGGCAAACCAGCAGACCACGCTGACGATATGCAGCGCTTTGATCCATAGGTAAAGCATGGAGGGAGTTCCTTCAGGTAATCACGGTCGTCAGATAGTAGAGCCCAAGCGCCTGAAGGGGCACCCCAAGAGTTGTTACAGGCG from Pseudomonas putida encodes:
- the hemJ gene encoding protoporphyrinogen oxidase HemJ, with translation MLYLWIKALHIVSVVCWFAGLFYLPRLFVYHAQSQDSISQERFVTMERKLYRGIMNPAMIATYIFGAWMLYLTPGWLSQGWLHAKLTLVILLTGYHHICGAQRKRFAAGNNTRSHVYYRWFNEVPVLFLLGIVILVVVKPF